Proteins encoded together in one Dechloromonas sp. HYN0024 window:
- a CDS encoding M23 family metallopeptidase, which yields MQIILVSRHLKAARTITIMPRHLVAAVFVLLALVFSTSALFSWLSVHLRLPLVEELMLSLQQQEDKKARDHLDNNLQLMATRLGELQGKVLQLDTLGERISGLVGVKHPPVEAGPRPGQGGPYIAAPMSAAELQREIDRLAGMVEQRSDDLAFLEFKLLEKRVKDRLLPTILPVKDAALGSLFGYRSDPIAGLRAMHEGLDFSAEPGTPVVVAADGVVLSATYHPEYGNLIEVDHGEGLTSRYAHLSRIDVQPGALVKRGTPIGAVGNTGRSTGSHLHFEVRMLGVAQNPAHFLRQGDEFALVKRR from the coding sequence GTGCAGATTATTCTGGTTTCGCGCCATCTCAAGGCGGCTCGTACGATCACCATTATGCCTCGGCATCTGGTGGCGGCGGTGTTCGTCCTTCTGGCGCTGGTCTTTTCGACCTCGGCACTGTTCTCCTGGCTTTCCGTTCACCTGCGTCTGCCGCTCGTCGAAGAGTTGATGCTTTCCTTGCAGCAGCAGGAGGACAAGAAGGCGCGTGATCACCTCGACAACAATCTCCAGTTGATGGCGACGCGACTCGGTGAGTTGCAGGGCAAGGTCTTGCAACTTGATACGCTGGGTGAGCGCATTTCCGGCCTGGTCGGCGTCAAGCATCCGCCGGTCGAGGCCGGTCCAAGGCCGGGGCAGGGTGGGCCGTACATTGCTGCGCCCATGTCGGCGGCCGAATTGCAGCGCGAGATCGACCGGTTGGCCGGGATGGTTGAGCAGCGCAGCGACGACCTCGCTTTTCTCGAGTTCAAGTTGCTCGAAAAGCGGGTCAAGGATCGCTTGTTGCCGACCATTCTGCCGGTCAAGGATGCGGCTCTGGGGTCGCTCTTCGGTTATCGCAGTGATCCCATCGCCGGTTTGCGCGCCATGCACGAAGGGCTGGATTTTTCTGCCGAGCCGGGGACGCCGGTCGTAGTTGCCGCGGATGGTGTCGTCCTCTCGGCCACCTATCATCCGGAGTACGGCAACCTGATTGAGGTTGATCATGGCGAAGGGCTGACTTCGCGCTATGCCCATCTGTCACGCATAGATGTGCAGCCGGGCGCGCTGGTCAAGCGGGGTACCCCGATCGGGGCGGTCGGCAATACCGGGCGGTCCACCGGGTCGCATCTCCATTTTGAGGTGCGCATGCTCGGGGTGGCCCAGAATCCTGCTCACTTCCTCAGGCAGGGCGACGAGTTTGCCCTGGTCAAGCGTCGTTAG
- a CDS encoding DciA family protein: MYNGPEHYLDKDAAAGRVMAHARLLLKLSRRFEAVAPAGLRHSAHVANYKLGIIIIHADNGAVAAKIRQLSQRLGNELSKGGVECSGIEVKVQPRQIPCQSTTSTQKPISGKAIGMLRSTTENLPEGPLRKALENLVKRAATTE; the protein is encoded by the coding sequence ATGTACAACGGGCCTGAACACTACCTCGACAAGGACGCCGCCGCTGGCCGGGTAATGGCCCACGCACGACTGCTGCTCAAGCTCTCGCGGCGTTTCGAGGCCGTCGCCCCGGCAGGACTGCGACACTCGGCACACGTTGCCAATTACAAGTTGGGAATCATCATTATCCACGCCGATAACGGCGCGGTCGCCGCCAAGATTCGCCAGTTAAGCCAGCGTCTGGGCAACGAATTATCTAAAGGAGGGGTGGAGTGTAGCGGCATCGAGGTAAAAGTACAACCCCGCCAAATCCCTTGCCAATCAACGACTTCAACTCAGAAACCCATCTCTGGCAAGGCGATTGGCATGCTGCGCTCGACCACCGAAAACCTGCCGGAAGGGCCGCTCAGGAAGGCGCTGGAGAATCTCGTGAAGCGCGCCGCTACAACGGAATAA
- the lpxC gene encoding UDP-3-O-acyl-N-acetylglucosamine deacetylase, whose translation MLKQRTLKTVIRASGVGLHGGVKVNMTLRPAAPDTGIVFRRVDLPEPLDIPAQAFMVGDTRMCSCLEKDGVKVGTIEHLMSALAGLGIDNAWIDLDAPEVPILDGSAAPFVFLIQSAGIEEQNAAKKFIRVTKTIEVHDGDKWARFEPYDGYRLAFSIVFNHPAIDKSAQKAEIDFAEQSYIREVSRARTFGFMQEVEYLRENGLALGGGLENAIVLDEFRVLNQDGLRYGDEFVKHKILDAIGDLYLLGHPLLAAYSSHKGGHAMNNQLARALLAQQDCWEIATFEQAEHAPSGVTRWLVQAA comes from the coding sequence ATGCTCAAGCAACGCACGTTGAAGACTGTCATTCGCGCCTCCGGCGTCGGCCTGCACGGCGGTGTCAAGGTTAACATGACCCTGCGCCCGGCAGCTCCGGATACCGGTATCGTCTTCCGTCGCGTCGATCTGCCCGAGCCGCTCGATATTCCCGCCCAGGCCTTCATGGTCGGCGATACGCGGATGTGCTCCTGTCTTGAAAAGGACGGGGTCAAGGTCGGAACCATCGAACACCTGATGTCGGCCCTCGCCGGTCTCGGCATCGACAATGCATGGATTGACCTGGATGCGCCGGAAGTGCCCATCCTCGACGGTTCGGCTGCACCGTTCGTTTTCCTCATTCAGTCGGCGGGGATCGAGGAACAGAACGCTGCCAAGAAATTCATTCGCGTCACCAAGACCATCGAAGTGCACGATGGCGACAAGTGGGCGCGTTTTGAGCCTTACGACGGCTATCGTCTGGCTTTCTCCATCGTTTTCAACCATCCGGCCATCGACAAGTCGGCCCAGAAGGCCGAAATCGACTTCGCCGAGCAGTCGTATATCCGCGAAGTTTCGCGGGCGCGCACCTTTGGCTTCATGCAGGAAGTCGAATATCTGCGTGAAAACGGGCTGGCCCTTGGGGGTGGCCTGGAAAACGCCATCGTTCTCGACGAGTTCCGTGTCCTCAATCAGGATGGGCTGCGCTACGGCGACGAGTTCGTCAAACACAAGATTCTCGACGCCATCGGCGATCTCTATCTGCTCGGTCACCCTTTGCTGGCGGCTTATTCGTCCCATAAAGGCGGCCATGCCATGAACAATCAGCTGGCTCGCGCCCTGCTGGCCCAGCAGGACTGCTGGGAAATTGCCACCTTCGAGCAGGCCGAGCATGCGCCGAGCGGTGTAACCCGCTGGCTGGTGCAAGCCGCCTGA
- the ftsZ gene encoding cell division protein FtsZ, producing MFEIIEKDEDVGTIIKVFGVGGAGGNAIEHMIREGVSGVEFIAANTDAQALSRNAASAKLSLGKTGLGAGAKPEAGQAAAEAHREEIRASLEGAHMAFITAGMGGGTGTGAAPVVAEIAREMGILTVGVVTKPFSFEGNKRMKSAEAGIAEFSKHVDSLIVILNDKLMEVMGDDADVDDCFRAADDVLKNAVGGIAEIITYPGLVNVDFEDVRTVMGEMGRAMMGSSAAAGVDRARIAAEQAVASPLLEGINLSGARGVLVNITAAKGGLKMKEVNEVMNTVKAFAAEDAHIIFGAVYDELMGDALRVTVVATGLGQAAAIARSKPEVFTQPVLVQAQATGTNDAVAFGSSPDYSHLDVPAVLRGRGQRSGSNVTVEALANSGVDRYDIPAFLRKQAD from the coding sequence ATGTTTGAGATCATCGAGAAAGACGAAGACGTCGGTACGATCATCAAGGTGTTCGGAGTGGGCGGTGCCGGTGGCAATGCCATTGAACACATGATTCGCGAAGGCGTCAGCGGCGTCGAATTCATCGCCGCCAATACCGACGCCCAGGCGCTCAGCCGCAATGCCGCGTCGGCCAAGTTGTCGCTGGGCAAGACCGGCCTTGGTGCCGGGGCCAAGCCGGAAGCCGGTCAGGCCGCTGCCGAAGCCCATCGGGAAGAAATTCGCGCCTCGCTGGAAGGTGCGCACATGGCTTTCATCACCGCTGGCATGGGTGGTGGCACGGGCACCGGTGCCGCTCCGGTGGTCGCCGAGATCGCTCGCGAAATGGGCATCCTAACCGTCGGCGTGGTGACCAAGCCGTTCAGCTTTGAAGGCAACAAGCGGATGAAGTCGGCCGAAGCCGGTATCGCCGAATTCTCCAAGCATGTCGATTCGCTGATTGTCATCCTCAATGACAAGCTGATGGAAGTCATGGGCGACGACGCCGATGTCGACGATTGCTTCCGCGCTGCGGACGACGTGCTCAAGAACGCCGTCGGTGGGATTGCCGAAATCATTACCTACCCGGGCCTCGTTAACGTCGACTTCGAAGACGTGCGCACGGTAATGGGCGAAATGGGCCGCGCCATGATGGGCTCCTCGGCTGCCGCCGGCGTCGATCGCGCCCGCATCGCTGCCGAGCAGGCCGTTGCTTCGCCGCTCCTCGAAGGCATCAACCTGTCCGGCGCGCGCGGTGTGCTGGTCAATATCACGGCAGCCAAGGGCGGCCTGAAGATGAAGGAAGTCAATGAAGTGATGAATACCGTCAAGGCCTTCGCAGCCGAAGACGCACACATCATCTTTGGTGCCGTCTATGACGAGCTGATGGGCGACGCCCTGCGCGTCACCGTTGTCGCCACCGGCCTCGGTCAGGCCGCGGCTATTGCCCGCAGCAAGCCGGAAGTATTCACCCAGCCGGTTCTCGTCCAGGCTCAAGCTACGGGCACCAATGACGCGGTTGCCTTCGGTTCCTCGCCGGATTACTCGCACCTTGATGTCCCTGCCGTTCTGCGCGGGCGCGGTCAGCGTTCGGGTAGCAACGTGACCGTCGAGGCGCTGGCCAACAGCGGTGTCGATCGTTACGACATTCCGGCTTTCCTGCGCAAACAGGCGGATTGA
- the ftsA gene encoding cell division protein FtsA → MSRDNKDLVVGLDIGTSKIVALVAEINQEGKLNVIGMGSQDSRGLKKGVVVNIEDTVHTISRVVQEVELMADCKVRDVYTGIAGSHIKSFNSNGMVAIKDKEVTPTDVERVIETAKAMPIPADQEILHILTQEFVIDGQDGIREPIGMSGMRLEVKTHIVTGAVSAAQNIVKCVRRCGLEVNDLVLQPLASSYAVLSEDEKDLGVCLIDIGGGTTDIAVWTQGAIRHTSVIPIAGDQITNDIAMALRTPTREAEDIKCKYGCALSQLADAAENMEVAGVDDRPSRKLSRRALADVIQPRVEELYELIQNELRRAGFEEVLSSGIVLTGGASVMPGMVELGEEIFHMPVRLGNPKYSGSLADVVQSPRFSTAFGLLLEAQAQRKRGQKIQEKQGFKDVFDGMKSWFAKNF, encoded by the coding sequence ATGAGCAGGGATAACAAGGATCTGGTCGTCGGTCTCGATATCGGTACGTCGAAGATCGTCGCGCTGGTCGCCGAGATCAACCAGGAAGGCAAGCTCAACGTTATCGGCATGGGGTCGCAGGACTCTCGCGGCCTCAAGAAGGGCGTCGTGGTCAATATCGAAGATACCGTGCATACCATCAGCCGGGTGGTGCAGGAAGTCGAGTTGATGGCCGACTGCAAGGTCAGGGATGTCTATACCGGGATTGCCGGCAGCCACATCAAGAGCTTCAACTCGAACGGCATGGTGGCGATCAAGGACAAGGAAGTGACCCCAACCGACGTCGAGCGCGTCATCGAAACGGCCAAGGCGATGCCCATCCCGGCCGATCAGGAAATTCTCCACATTCTCACCCAGGAATTTGTCATCGACGGCCAGGACGGCATCCGCGAGCCGATCGGCATGAGCGGCATGCGCCTCGAAGTGAAGACCCATATCGTGACCGGCGCTGTCTCGGCCGCCCAGAACATCGTCAAGTGCGTCCGTCGCTGCGGCCTTGAGGTCAATGACCTCGTCCTGCAGCCGCTGGCCTCCAGCTATGCCGTGCTCTCCGAAGATGAAAAGGATCTCGGTGTCTGCCTCATCGACATCGGTGGTGGTACTACCGACATCGCCGTGTGGACGCAAGGGGCCATCCGACACACCTCGGTGATCCCCATCGCCGGCGACCAGATCACCAACGATATCGCCATGGCGCTGCGTACGCCGACGCGCGAGGCCGAAGATATCAAGTGCAAGTACGGTTGTGCCCTGTCGCAACTGGCCGATGCGGCCGAAAACATGGAAGTGGCCGGTGTTGATGATCGCCCGAGCCGCAAGCTGAGCCGCCGCGCTCTGGCTGATGTCATCCAGCCGCGCGTCGAGGAGCTCTACGAACTGATCCAGAATGAACTGCGCCGCGCCGGCTTCGAGGAAGTGCTGTCGTCCGGCATCGTGCTGACCGGCGGCGCCAGCGTCATGCCGGGCATGGTTGAACTGGGTGAGGAAATCTTTCATATGCCGGTTCGCCTCGGCAACCCGAAATACAGCGGCAGCCTTGCTGATGTCGTGCAAAGCCCGCGCTTTTCGACGGCTTTCGGCCTGCTGCTCGAAGCGCAGGCCCAGCGCAAGCGCGGCCAGAAGATCCAGGAAAAGCAGGGCTTCAAGGACGTCTTTGACGGCATGAAGTCGTGGTTTGCCAAGAATTTTTGA
- a CDS encoding cell division protein FtsQ/DivIB, whose translation MWNKPHLLNAIADLLMLVAAAALLAAAAVWLVRVPSLPVKQVVFAEALPHTKRGEVEQVLPGSLKGNFFSLNLEMVRGALEKLPWVRKVEVRRIWPAKLEIRIEEHKPVARWGEGRGELVNSYGEVFAAGLPEPEAADLPQLFGPLGTAQDVLRHYSEFVGSFAKVGERPVQLTLSPRLAWQLKLQNGMVVDIGREQTKAPVGVRLQRFLEIYPETVAKRAVRPVVVDLRYPNGFAMRMAGEGKGK comes from the coding sequence ATGTGGAACAAACCGCACCTGCTGAACGCCATCGCCGACCTGCTCATGCTGGTCGCTGCGGCTGCGTTGCTGGCCGCAGCGGCGGTCTGGCTGGTGCGCGTGCCTTCGCTGCCGGTCAAGCAAGTGGTTTTTGCCGAGGCGCTGCCGCACACCAAGCGCGGCGAGGTCGAGCAGGTTTTGCCGGGGTCGCTGAAAGGCAATTTCTTCAGCCTGAATCTGGAAATGGTTCGTGGCGCACTGGAAAAGTTGCCCTGGGTACGCAAGGTGGAAGTGCGGCGCATCTGGCCGGCCAAACTGGAGATCAGGATCGAGGAGCACAAGCCCGTGGCGCGGTGGGGCGAGGGGCGCGGCGAACTGGTGAACAGCTACGGCGAGGTCTTTGCCGCCGGCCTGCCGGAACCCGAGGCGGCCGATTTGCCGCAGTTGTTCGGCCCCTTGGGGACGGCCCAGGATGTGCTGCGGCATTACAGCGAATTTGTCGGGTCCTTTGCCAAGGTAGGAGAGCGGCCGGTACAGCTGACCCTGTCACCGCGACTGGCCTGGCAGCTCAAGTTGCAGAACGGCATGGTGGTGGACATCGGGCGGGAACAGACCAAGGCACCGGTCGGTGTGCGCCTGCAGCGGTTTTTGGAAATTTATCCGGAAACGGTCGCGAAGCGGGCGGTCCGGCCGGTGGTCGTGGATTTGCGGTATCCGAATGGTTTCGCCATGCGAATGGCGGGCGAAGGGAAGGGAAAGTAA
- a CDS encoding D-alanine--D-alanine ligase, whose amino-acid sequence MSGFGKVAVLFGGTSAEREVSLNSGSRVLAALQGQGIDAHAFDPATQALDALKGYDRAFIALHGRHGEDGTIQGALEVMRIPYTGSGVLASALAMDKFRTKLMWQAAGLAIPEYALLTADSNFADIEEELGLPLFVKPAREGSSIGVSKVKERGSLKAAYVEAARHDPLVIAEKGVMGGEYTVGIIGDQALPIIKIEPATEWYDYEAKYNRDDTQYRCPCGLPEAKEMEIRKGALEAFRILGGRGWGRVDFLMDEDGKHYFLEVNTAPGMTDHSLVPMAARVSGMDYPTLVRRVLELATND is encoded by the coding sequence ATGAGCGGGTTCGGTAAAGTTGCAGTCCTTTTCGGTGGCACCTCCGCCGAGCGCGAGGTGTCCCTCAACAGCGGTTCGCGAGTGCTGGCCGCGCTGCAGGGGCAGGGTATTGATGCCCACGCCTTCGACCCGGCAACGCAGGCGCTCGATGCGCTCAAAGGCTATGACCGCGCCTTCATCGCGCTGCATGGCCGGCATGGCGAAGACGGCACCATTCAAGGCGCACTCGAAGTCATGCGCATTCCCTATACCGGTTCCGGCGTACTTGCGTCGGCACTGGCCATGGACAAGTTCCGCACCAAGCTGATGTGGCAGGCGGCCGGTCTGGCTATTCCCGAGTATGCCCTGCTCACCGCTGATTCGAACTTTGCCGACATCGAGGAAGAACTTGGCCTGCCGCTCTTCGTCAAGCCGGCTCGCGAAGGCTCGTCGATTGGCGTCAGCAAGGTCAAGGAACGTGGCAGCCTCAAGGCGGCCTATGTCGAGGCGGCGCGTCACGACCCGCTGGTGATCGCTGAAAAAGGGGTCATGGGTGGCGAATACACGGTCGGCATCATCGGTGATCAGGCGCTGCCGATCATCAAGATCGAACCGGCCACCGAATGGTACGACTACGAAGCCAAATACAACCGGGACGACACCCAGTATCGCTGTCCCTGCGGGCTGCCGGAGGCCAAGGAAATGGAAATCCGCAAGGGTGCCCTGGAGGCCTTCCGTATTCTGGGCGGGCGCGGCTGGGGCCGGGTTGACTTCCTGATGGACGAAGACGGCAAGCATTACTTCCTCGAAGTGAATACGGCACCGGGCATGACCGACCACTCGCTGGTGCCAATGGCCGCCCGCGTCAGTGGTATGGATTACCCGACGCTGGTCCGCCGGGTCCTTGAACTCGCCACTAACGACTGA
- the murC gene encoding UDP-N-acetylmuramate--L-alanine ligase, whose amino-acid sequence MKHKVKHIHFVGVGGSGMSGIAEVLAHLDYAVTGSDLAASATTRRLEGEGVKVMIGHAAENIAGADAVVTSTAVKADNPEVIAARERKIPVVPRAQMLAELMRLKHGIAIAGTHGKTTTTSLVASILAEGGVDPTFVIGGRLNAAGANARLGSGDFLVAEADESDASFLFLSPVISVVTNIDADHMETYGHDFERLKSAFVEFLNRLPFYGVAVLCGDDANVRAIMPRVPKQIITYGLSSDCNFYAENIVAADGQMRFDCVRVNGTTSRLAITLNTPGLHNVLNALAAIAVATEVQVADAAIVKALAEFKGVGRRFQRYGEVALRNEDGTSGGSFTLVDDYGHHPVEMAATLAAARGAFPGRRLVLAFQPHRYTRTRDCFEDFVKVLSTVDALLLAEIYAAGEAPIVAADGRSLARALRVGGKVEPVFVEDIAAMPQTIMDVARDGDVVLCMGAGSIGAVPGKVVEFK is encoded by the coding sequence ATGAAACACAAGGTCAAACACATCCATTTCGTCGGTGTCGGCGGTTCGGGCATGAGCGGCATTGCTGAAGTGCTGGCCCACCTTGACTATGCGGTCACCGGCTCGGACCTGGCGGCGAGCGCCACTACCCGTCGTCTCGAAGGCGAGGGCGTCAAGGTGATGATCGGCCACGCCGCCGAAAACATTGCCGGCGCTGATGCCGTCGTGACATCAACGGCAGTCAAGGCCGATAACCCGGAAGTCATTGCCGCCCGCGAACGAAAGATTCCCGTCGTGCCGCGCGCCCAGATGTTGGCCGAACTGATGCGCCTCAAGCACGGTATCGCCATCGCCGGCACGCACGGCAAGACGACGACAACCAGTCTGGTGGCCAGCATTCTGGCCGAAGGTGGCGTCGACCCGACCTTCGTCATCGGCGGTCGCCTCAATGCGGCCGGTGCCAATGCCCGGCTCGGCAGTGGCGACTTTCTCGTCGCCGAGGCCGACGAGTCGGATGCCTCCTTCCTCTTCCTGTCGCCGGTCATCTCGGTGGTCACCAATATCGACGCTGACCACATGGAAACCTACGGCCACGATTTCGAGCGCCTGAAAAGCGCCTTCGTCGAGTTTCTCAATCGCCTGCCCTTCTATGGCGTGGCCGTGCTCTGCGGTGACGATGCCAATGTCCGCGCCATCATGCCGCGGGTGCCGAAGCAGATCATTACCTACGGCCTGTCCTCAGACTGCAATTTCTACGCCGAAAACATCGTCGCCGCCGACGGCCAGATGCGCTTCGATTGCGTGCGGGTCAATGGGACGACCTCGCGTCTGGCCATCACCCTCAATACCCCGGGTCTTCACAATGTGCTCAACGCGCTGGCCGCTATCGCCGTGGCGACCGAAGTGCAGGTCGCCGACGCTGCCATCGTCAAGGCGCTGGCCGAGTTCAAGGGCGTCGGCCGCCGCTTCCAGCGTTATGGCGAAGTAGCCCTGCGCAATGAGGATGGCACGTCGGGTGGCAGCTTCACGCTGGTCGACGACTACGGCCACCATCCGGTCGAAATGGCCGCAACGCTGGCTGCGGCCCGTGGCGCCTTCCCCGGTCGCCGCCTGGTGCTGGCTTTCCAGCCGCACCGCTATACCCGGACACGCGACTGTTTTGAGGATTTCGTCAAAGTCCTGTCGACCGTCGATGCCCTGTTGCTGGCCGAAATCTACGCTGCCGGTGAAGCCCCCATCGTCGCTGCCGATGGCCGCTCGCTGGCCCGCGCCCTGCGCGTCGGCGGCAAGGTCGAGCCGGTCTTTGTTGAAGATATCGCGGCCATGCCGCAAACGATCATGGATGTCGCCCGCGATGGCGACGTGGTGTTGTGCATGGGCGCCGGCTCGATCGGTGCCGTGCCGGGCAAGGTGGTGGAGTTCAAATGA
- the murG gene encoding undecaprenyldiphospho-muramoylpentapeptide beta-N-acetylglucosaminyltransferase, with the protein MSKTILVMAGGTGGHIFPALAVAHALHDAGWRVVWLGNPEGMEARLVPQHGFEMVNLKFAALRGKGLLRKLLLPFNLLRGFWQALKAIRQVKPNVVLGMGGYITFPGGMMAALKGVPLILHEQNSVAGLANKVLAGVADHIVTGFPDVLRKGVWAGNPVRPEIARMAPPAERFAARTGPLHVLIIGGSLGAQALNEMVPKGFSLLGASDQPEIVHQAGEKHIEALKANYAAVGVQAHCVSFIDDMAGAYEWADLVICRAGALTVAELAAAGVASILVPFPHAVDDHQTGNARFLVNVGGAFLLPQSELTPESIALIRNYSRGQLQEMAEKARSLAKPDATEEVANICAESAT; encoded by the coding sequence ATGAGCAAGACCATCCTTGTCATGGCTGGCGGCACTGGCGGCCACATCTTCCCGGCCCTCGCCGTCGCGCATGCCCTGCACGACGCCGGCTGGCGCGTCGTCTGGCTGGGAAATCCGGAGGGTATGGAAGCCCGCCTCGTACCGCAGCACGGTTTTGAGATGGTCAATCTGAAGTTTGCTGCCCTGCGCGGCAAGGGCCTTCTGCGCAAGTTGCTGTTGCCGTTCAATCTTCTGCGCGGTTTCTGGCAGGCCCTCAAGGCCATTCGTCAGGTCAAGCCTAACGTGGTTCTCGGCATGGGTGGCTACATTACCTTCCCGGGCGGCATGATGGCTGCGCTGAAGGGTGTGCCGTTAATCCTGCACGAGCAGAATTCGGTGGCGGGGCTGGCCAACAAGGTGCTGGCCGGTGTCGCCGATCACATCGTCACCGGTTTTCCGGATGTCCTGCGCAAGGGTGTTTGGGCCGGCAATCCGGTGCGTCCCGAGATTGCCCGCATGGCTCCTCCGGCCGAACGTTTTGCCGCGCGGACCGGGCCTCTGCATGTGCTCATCATCGGCGGCAGCCTTGGCGCCCAGGCGCTCAACGAGATGGTGCCCAAGGGCTTTTCCCTGCTCGGCGCCAGCGACCAGCCGGAAATCGTCCATCAGGCCGGCGAGAAGCACATCGAGGCGCTCAAGGCCAATTACGCAGCGGTTGGCGTTCAGGCCCACTGCGTTTCCTTCATTGACGACATGGCCGGTGCCTACGAATGGGCTGATCTGGTCATCTGCCGGGCGGGTGCCCTGACTGTGGCCGAACTGGCGGCAGCTGGCGTGGCGAGCATTCTGGTTCCCTTCCCGCACGCGGTTGATGATCACCAGACCGGCAATGCACGCTTCCTGGTCAATGTCGGCGGTGCCTTCCTGCTGCCGCAAAGCGAACTGACGCCTGAATCGATTGCCCTGATCCGCAATTACTCCCGTGGTCAGTTGCAGGAAATGGCCGAAAAGGCCCGCAGTCTGGCCAAGCCCGATGCCACCGAAGAAGTGGCGAACATCTGTGCAGAGAGCGCGACATGA
- the ftsW gene encoding putative lipid II flippase FtsW, translating to MMLGVLDSPRRQVAEIDYALLWSVLILLFSGLVMVYSASIAIAEGGRFTGHQPAYYLVRHGIFLCIGLVAAAVTFQVPLSLWQKNAPYLFMIGVALLALVLIPGIGRDVNGARRWLSLGFANLQPSELMKLFAVLYAADYTVRKINVMHDLKQAFLPMFGAMAVVGMLLLKEPDFGAFVVIISIAMGILFLGGLKARLFALLIVGLLIAFAVMIIVSPYRRDRVFGFMDPWADAYGRGYQLSHSLIAFGRGELFGVGLGASVEKLFYLPEAHTDFLLAVIAEELGFFGVVAIIALFALLVQRAFAIGRQCVQLDRLYPALVAMGMGIWFGVQSFINMGVNMGLLPTKGLTLPLMSFGGSGVLANCVALAILLRVDWENRQLMRGGKL from the coding sequence ATGATGCTCGGCGTCCTCGATTCGCCGCGCCGGCAAGTGGCCGAGATCGACTACGCCCTCCTGTGGAGCGTGCTGATCCTGCTGTTTTCAGGGCTGGTCATGGTCTATTCGGCGTCCATCGCCATCGCTGAAGGTGGCCGCTTCACCGGGCATCAGCCGGCCTACTACCTGGTCCGCCACGGCATCTTCCTGTGCATCGGGCTGGTTGCTGCAGCGGTGACTTTCCAGGTGCCGCTGTCGCTATGGCAGAAAAATGCACCTTACCTGTTCATGATCGGTGTCGCCCTGCTCGCCCTGGTGCTGATTCCCGGTATCGGGCGTGATGTGAATGGGGCGCGTCGCTGGCTGTCGCTCGGCTTTGCCAACCTCCAGCCGTCAGAACTGATGAAGCTGTTCGCCGTGCTCTACGCTGCCGACTACACGGTGCGCAAGATCAACGTCATGCATGACCTCAAACAGGCCTTCCTGCCGATGTTCGGCGCCATGGCGGTGGTCGGCATGCTGCTCCTCAAGGAGCCGGACTTCGGGGCCTTCGTCGTCATCATTTCGATCGCCATGGGCATTCTTTTCCTCGGTGGTCTAAAGGCGCGGCTGTTTGCCCTGCTTATCGTCGGCCTGCTCATTGCCTTCGCCGTCATGATCATTGTCTCGCCCTACCGGCGCGACCGCGTTTTCGGCTTCATGGACCCGTGGGCTGATGCTTACGGGCGGGGCTACCAGTTGTCGCATTCGCTGATTGCCTTCGGTCGTGGCGAATTGTTTGGCGTCGGCCTTGGCGCTAGCGTCGAAAAGCTGTTTTACCTGCCGGAAGCCCACACCGACTTCCTGCTCGCCGTGATCGCCGAGGAACTCGGCTTCTTCGGCGTCGTCGCCATCATTGCCCTGTTCGCCCTGCTCGTGCAGCGCGCCTTTGCCATCGGCCGCCAGTGTGTCCAGCTTGATCGTCTTTACCCGGCGCTGGTCGCCATGGGCATGGGCATCTGGTTCGGTGTCCAGTCCTTCATCAACATGGGCGTCAACATGGGCCTCCTGCCGACCAAGGGTCTGACCCTGCCGCTGATGAGTTTTGGCGGTTCAGGAGTCCTCGCCAACTGCGTGGCTTTGGCCATTCTCCTCAGGGTCGACTGGGAGAACAGGCAGTTGATGAGAGGTGGAAAATTATGA